From the Musa acuminata AAA Group cultivar baxijiao chromosome BXJ3-7, Cavendish_Baxijiao_AAA, whole genome shotgun sequence genome, one window contains:
- the LOC103990479 gene encoding 65-kDa microtubule-associated protein 1: MAITDTQNPLLGETTCGSLLQQLQLLWDEVGECDEERDRMLLQLEQECLEVYKRKVEQASKTRVLLLQSLADSKAELIRLLSALGEKSFIGIPDKSYGTIKEQLAAIAPLLEQMCKQKEDRIREFSDVQLQIEKIRGEIAGNLKIGEQIGTTVDEEDLSLKKLDEYQFQLQELQKEKSDRLHKVLDFVSTVHDLCAVLGLDFFGTIIEVHPSLNDSVGVQSKSISDDTLSKLSSMVTALEEDKKTRLQKLQELAAQLTDLWNLMDTPMEEQSLFSHVTCNISATVDEVTIPGALALDLIEQAEVEVERLDQLKASKMKEIAFKKQTELEDIYARAHIDIDSAASRDKILALIDSGNVEPSELLAEMDHQILKAKEEGMSRKEILEKVEKWMSACEEESWLEDYSRDDNRYNSSRGAHLNLKRAEKARILVNKIPALVDMLIAKTRAWEEDRGMSFMYDGVPLLAMLDEYTLLRQEREEEKRRQRDQKRIHEQLATEKEALFGSRPSPARPLGPKKVMGPHANGGASNGTPSRRLSLNANQGSMNGIRSMSRDGKRDSNRPAAPVNYVAIAKEDAASQMCVTEQAPASP, translated from the exons ATGGCTATCACAGATACCCAGAATCCATTATTGGGTGAAACCACATGTGGGTCTTTGCTGCAGCAGTTGCAG CTATTATGGGATGAGGTTGGTGAGTGTGATGAAGAACGTGATAGAATGCTGCTTCAGCTAGAACAGGAGTGCTTGGAGGTTTACAAGAGGAAAGTTGAGCAGGCGTCAAAGACAAGAGTGCTTCTTCTCCAGTCCTTGGCTGATTCAAAAGCTGAACTCATCAGACTTCTTTCTGCTCTAGGGGAAAAATCTTTCATTGGCATT CCTGATAAGTCCTATGGCACAATCAAGGAGCAACTAGCAGCTATAGCACCACTTCTGGAGCAAATGTGCAAGCAGAAAGAGGATAGGATAAGAGAATTTTCTGATGTGCAACTTCAAATTGAGAAAATCCGTGGAGAAATTGCTGGAAATTTGAAGATTGGTGAGCAAATTGGGACAACAGTTGATGAGGAGGATTTGTCACTGAAAAAGCTGGATGAGTACCAGTTCCAACTGCAAGAACTTCAGAAAGAGAAG AGCGATAGGCTGCATAAGGTCCTTGACTTTGTCAGCACAGTGCATGACCTCTGTGCAGTTCTGGGGTTAGATTTCTTTGGTACTATAATAGAAGTTCATCCTAGTTTAAATGACTCTGTTGGTGTACAATCAAAGAGCATCAGCGATGATACCTTATCCAAGCTTTCTAGCATGGTCACAGCACTTGAAGAAGACAAGAAAACGAGGCTACAAAAG CTTCAAGAGTTAGCTGCTCAGCTTACTGATCTTTGGAATCTGATGGACACACCAATGGAGGAACAAAGTTTGTTTAGTCATGTAACATGTAATATATCTGCTACGGTGGATGAGGTTACCATTCCTGGAGCTCTCGCCCTTGACCTGATTGAGCAG GCGGAAGTGGAAGTTGAAAGGCTAGATCAGCTAAAGGCAAGCAAGATGAAGGAAATAGCTTTTAAGAAACAAACTGAGCTTGAAGACATTTATGCTCGTGCTCACATAGACATAGACTCTGCAGCTTCAAGAGATAAGATATTGGCTCTAATTGACTCTGGAAATGTTGAACCTTCAGAATTACTAGCAGAAATGGATCATCAGATACTGAAAGCTAAAGAGGAAGGGATGAGCCGAAAAGAAATATTGGAAAAGGTTGAAAAATGGATGTCAGCATGCGAAGAAGAAAGCTGGCTTGAAGACTATAGTCGG GATGATAATAGATATAACTCAAGTAGAGGTGCACATTTAAATCTCAAGCGTGCAGAAAAAGCTCGGATATTGGTTAACAAGATTCCAG CTCTTGTTGATATGCTAATTGCCAAGACTCGAGCATGGGAGGAGGATCGTGGCATGTCATTCATGTACGACGGTGTTCCACTTCTTGCTATGCTAGACGAATATACCTTGCTAAGGCAGGAAAGAGAGGAGGAAAAACGAAGGCAGAGG GATCAGAAGCGCATTCATGAGCAACTTGCCACTGAAAAAGAAGCTTTGTTTGGTTCAAGGCCAAGTCCAGCCCGGCCACTTGGTCCAAAGAAGGTGATGGGCCCTCATGCAAATGGCGGCGCATCTAATGGAACCCCCAGTCGGCGGCTATCCCTTAACGCCAACCAAGGCAGCATGAACGGCATCAGATCCATGAGCAGGGATGGAAAAAGAGACAGTAACAGGCCAGCAGCTCCAGTGAACTATGTTGCCATAGCAAAAGAGGATGCAGCCTCCCAAATGTGTGTCACTGAGCAAGCTCCTGCTTCACCATGA
- the LOC135643740 gene encoding zinc finger protein ZAT2-like has protein sequence MAAAVIPTTGAARHGSTTRGRPTSAFSEPPGIESDQTVMAPHDDDIREATAEHEDDPRCRLCRKSFRNMKSLYGHMRVHERNWRGVNPPTRDENASASPLIGSAWPGRGNRGRRGKPDLDPDDFDDEEHRAAKHLQRMSEEFRARQKQDERRNDVAPRPPPPPPSSSSTCTASEMKKKTKAEDATRQYVRGTCNKAFASRHALGGHMVSHNKGRKKSSQVFGTSVGEPKRADDAAMIDPPHDVRMKASDGEHRCELCGKVFLSGQALGGHKRAHYQQKLAAMGNTTSQASHPPYTIDLNKEPQP, from the coding sequence ATGGCAGCCGCAGTTATTCCGACAACCGGTGCAGCACGTCATGGATCAACAACACGCGGCCGACCGACGTCAGCCTTCTCGGAGCCTCCTGGAATCGAGAGCGATCAAACCGTGATGGCGCCTCACGATGATGACATTCGAGAAGCAACAGCAGAGCATGAAGATGATCCTCGTTGTAGGCTCTGCAGGAAGTCCTTCCGGAACATGAAGTCCTTGTACGGTCACATGAGAGTCCATGAGAGGAATTGGAGGGGCGTAAACCCACCGACCCGAGATGAGAACGCCTCAGCTTCGCCTTTGATCGGTTCAGCATGGCcgggcagaggaaacagaggaagacGAGGCAAACCAGATCTCGACCCCGATGACTTCGACGACGAAGAACACCGAGCCGCCAAGCATCTCCAGCGCATGAGCGAGGAGTTCCGTGCCAGACAAAAGCAAGACGAGAGGAGGAACGACGTGGCGCcccgaccaccaccaccaccaccttcttcttcttcgacatGTACAGCatcagagatgaagaagaagacgaaggcgGAGGACGCGACAAGGCAATACGTTCGCGGCACATGCAACAAGGCGTTCGCTTCCCGCCACGCACTGGGCGGCCACATGGTGAGCCACAACAAAGGCAGGAAGAAAAGCTCGCAGGTGTTCGGGACATCGGTGGGGGAACCCAAGCGAGCGGATGACGCCGCCATGATCGATCCACCACATGATGTGCGTATGAAAGCTTCGGATGGGGAGCACCGATGTGAGCTATGCGGCAAGGTGTTTCTATCGGGGCAGGCATTGGGTGGGCACAAGCGAGCGCATTACCAACAGAAGCTTGCAGCCATGGGAAACACGACTAGCCAAGCAAGCCATCCACCATATACCATCGATCTCAACAAAGAGCCACAGCCATAA
- the LOC135643572 gene encoding serine/threonine-protein phosphatase PP-X isozyme 2, which yields MSDLDRQIEQLKRCEPLKESEVKALCLKAMEILVEESNVQRVDAPVTICGDIHGQFYDMKELFKVGGDCPKTNYLFLGDFVDRGFYSVETFLLLLALKVRYPDRITLIRGNHESRQITQVYGFYDECLRKYGSVNVWRYCTDIFDYLSLSALIENKIFSVHGGLSPAITTLDQIRTIDRKQEVPHDGAMCDLLWSDPEDVDGWGLSPRGAGYLFGGNVVTSFNHSNNIDYICRAHQLVMEGYKWMFNNQIVTVWSAPNYCYRCGNVAAILVLDENLDQQFTVFEAAPHESRGVPSKKPAPDYFL from the exons ATGTCGGATTTGGACCGTCAGATCGAGCAGCTGAAGCGGTGTGAGCCGCTGAAGGAGTCGGAGGTCAAGGCACTATGCCTCAAGGCCATGGAGATCCTCGTCGAGGAGAGCAACGTTCAAAGAGTCGATGCCCCCGTCACG ATATGTGGTGACATTCATGGCCAGTTCTATGACATGAAAGAGCTATTCAAGGTTGGAGGTGACTGCCCGAAGACAAATTACTTGTTTTTGGGTGATTTTGTTGACCGTGGATTTTATTCAGTTGAAACTTTCTTGCTTCTGCTAGCGTTGAAG GTGAGATATCCAGACCGTATAACTCTGATACGAGGAAACCACGAAAGCCGGCAGATTACACAG GTATATGGATTCTATGATGAATGCCTCCGTAAATATGGTTCTGTAAACGTATGGAGATATTGCACAGATATCTTCGACTACTTGAG TCTATCAGCACTGATTGAAAACAAAATATTTAGTGTTCATGGGGGTCTATCTCCTGCCATAACAACTTTAGATcag ATCAGAACAATTGATCGGAAGCAGGAAGTGCCTCATGATGGGGCCATGTGTGATCTTCTATGGTCAGATCCAGAAGATGTTGATGGCTGGGGGTTAAGTCCTAGGGGTGCAGGCTACTTGTTTGGAGGAAATGTTGTTACATCTTTCAACCATTCAAACAACATAGATTATATATGTCGGGCACATCAACTGGTAATGGAAGGTTACAAATGGATGTTCAATAATCAGATTGTCACAGTCTGGTCTGCTCCTAACTACTGTTACAG ATGCGGAAACGTGGCTGCTATTTTGGTGTTGGATGAGAACCTGGACCAGCAGTTCACCGTGTTTGAAGCTGCACCACAT GAATCAAGAGGGGTTCCATCAAAAAAGCCAGCCCCCGATTACTTCCTCTGA